The Anaerobranca californiensis DSM 14826 genome contains the following window.
ATTTAAAGTATGTCCATAAAGTTTTTGTAAAAACCCTGGTCTAGTTATAACAATTAACTGTTTAAAAAACTGTGGTTTAATTCCATCTACCAGTTTTAAATCCACTCCTAGTTTTAAGTAAGATAATAGTTCTAAAGCTTCTTTAGAAGATATACTGTAAGCATTAGATAAAATCCCATAAGCCCTATATGCTTTATCTTTAACACTCACTTGATTTTCCTCTAATAAGTACTTTCTACTGTTGTATTCATGGTCAATAATTTGTTTAGTAACCCTTTTTAAATTATCAATAATTTCAGCCTCACTTTGACCTAAAGTTACTTGATTCGATATTTGCATAATATTCCCTAATGACTCGGAACCTTCACCATAAATTCCCCTTACTGCTAAACCCAGTTGAGAAACGGCGGTAAGGATCCGATTAATTTGCTTAGTCAGTACCAAGGCCGGCAAATGAACCATAACCGATGCCCTTAACCCTGTTCCGACATTAGTGGGACAGGCCGTTAAATAACCAATATTTTCACTAAAAGCAAAATCGATAGAGGCCTCTAGCTTATCATCTATTTCATCAGCTATTTTATAGCCTTCTTCCAAGTTTAACCCCGGTAATACTACTTGAGTTCTAATATGATCTTCTTCATTAACCATAATGCTTACTGATTCATCTTTGTTCAACCATACCCCACTATTTTTATTTTCATTTATTAATTGGGGACTTATTAAGTGTTTTTCTACTAATGTTAACTTATCTTCATGGGTGAGACCATTCATTGAAAGAAATTGAAAATCTTCTAATTTGCTCATCCCTTTACTAATTGTTTTTTCTACTTCTTTAAGGCTTTTTGCATCAGCTACAGAGGGAAAAGGCAAACTATTTATATTCCTTGCTAGGCGTATACGGCTACTTAACACCACATCTGAATAGGGTTGATTTGTTTCTTCCATCCATTTACTTGAGTTTTGATTAATAAATCCTTCCAAAGCCATTATTCTCCCCCCTTTTGCCCGTTTTCTAATTCTTTAATTTTATCCCTCAGCAAAGCAGCTTGTTCAAAATCCTCTTTAGCTATACAGATATTTAACTTATCCCGCAAACTTTGAATTTGTTTTTTAAGGCGAATTTTACCTCCAACCCTTATAGGCACTTTCCCGACATGATTAGTACTGCCGTGAATTCTTTTTAACAAAGGATTTAGTTTAAAGCCAAAAACATCATAACATTGACTACATCCCATGCGACCGTTATTGACGAAACTTTCCTCAGTAAGGCCACATCCCTTACATGTAATTGGTTCCTTAGTCTTTCCACCTAGTACTCCAAATTCATCAAAATCTAGTAAACCTGATAATAGCTTGTGAAAAGAAAAATGATCTCCATAACTAAAATCTAACTCTCCCCGTTCTTTAGCACATACTTCACAAAGCTTCAGTTCCATTTTTTCACCATTTACTATTTTGGTAAAATGAACGGTAGCCGTCCTTTTTTTACACTCTTGACACAACATTTTAATCACCTCCTGTTTTACTCTATTACACTTGTTAAAGCATTTTTTAATATTTCTGCTCTAATTCTGTCCCTTAAAGGTAAAGGGATTCCTAAAACTTCTGCCTTTGTTATTTCTATTAGTATTTTCCCTTCCCTTTTTGTAAATATGCCTTCATCTTGTAATCGCAGTACTAAATCTTTACACTGATTATAGCTAATACCTTTTTCCAACATGTCCGACAAATATCTCATTGTTTCTTCAGCTGAAGGAGTAATTTTAGTAATCCTAATATATCCACCACCACCCCTTTGACTTTCCACTTTAAATCCCCGTTCAGGTGTAAATCTCGTTTGTAAAACATAATTTATTTGAGAAGGAACACAACTTAAGATAAAAGCCAACTCATTTCTCTTTATTACTACTTGATTGTTACTAGACATTTTTAATAAACTTTTTATATATTTTTCAATCTGATTACTAAGACTTGACAATGGCCAACCCTCCTTGACTTTGACTTTCTTTGACTTTTCTAATTTTATAATATTACTTTATTTTATCAATGTCAACATCCTATTGGAAATTTTTATTTTTCCTTAAATATTAGGAGGCATAAAAAAACCATAGTGGAATCAACTTAAGCTAAATCCACTATGGGTTAAATTATAATATTTTATTTTTATTATCTAAAAGCATCGGCCAGATGATGATATTGATTACTGGGATTCCATATTAGGTATTCATAAATTCCCAACTCCTGAGCGGCCCTTATTTGTTCCCTTACCTCATGGGGACCGTAAGGGGGGGTGCCTTGAGAAAATCCTTGCAACCACGGCCTAATCATCACTTTAGAATTCATAGCTTCTATCCTTGTTTGATAATCAATTAACGCGTATTTAACGGTTTCATAAGGTCTTGCATTGTTTGAAGGATATAAACCGTAATTGTTATGGTGATAGTGGGATGGATATACCATAGGACAAATTAAATCAAGGGCTTCAGAACCTAATAAAGTTTCTAAATGTTGACCAATTCCCATATCCCCTTGAACTGTTCCAATAAGTCCAAAAATATCAGCAGATAATTCTACATTATACGGTTCCAATTCTTTCCCCATAAATTTTATAAACTCTGCTATTACTTTAGATCTCGTATACTCTTCTCCTGTAGTGATTAAATCAAAGGATTGTAAATGGTCGTACTTAACCCGATCCCCTACCCTATCAGGAAATCTTACATAATCTAACTGTATTTCTCTAAAACCTAGTTTTGCAGCTTCTTTGGCAACATCAGCGACGTATTGCCACACTTCTCTACTATGGGGATCTACCCAACCAACTTTACTGCCTGATTCTACCCAGACACTGCCATCAAGGTTTTTAACGGCAAGATCAGGCCTTTGAGTTGCTAATTTATTGTCTTTAAATACTACTACCCTAGCTATAGGATAAATGTTATTTTCCGCAAGGGTTTCCATTAAAGCTTCGATATTACTGATTTTGTTAGTGTTAGCACCAATCTCAATTGCCAATGGTACTTCTGTATTTCTATAAGATAATTCACCATGGTCGTTTTTGATATCAATAACCATAGAGTTAAGTTCCGTTGAATTCACTAATTCCACAAGGCCATTAAACCTATCTTTTAAGCCTGCAGAGTTACCTGTTAGGTAAATACCTTTAACATATTCTGGTCTTTCAATAAATGGCCCTGTAATTAGTGGTTTTTCATCATCACTAGACTCTTTTTCATCATCAAAAGGCTCCAAATCAACAACATTTTCATCAGTGCCAGGTTCTTGTAAGTTAGGAGTTGATGTATCTGATGTACAACCTACCAATAAAAATATCAAGAAAAGGATACTTAAAAACTTTAATCCTTTAATTATAATCTCCCCCTTGTTCTTTTAATTTTTTCTACAACCTTTAGTTAAATTAAATTAACAAATACTATTATTTCTAATGTTTGATTAAACCCACTCCCCTTTAATTTGATATGTATATAAATTCGTCAAATATAAGCTAAAATCCTTTTTAAATTAAGTATTAATTTTTTCCAAATAGAAAAACTCTGTGAAACTTAAATATCTAAAAAAATAGACTGTCTATTAAGACAGTCCAAACAAACCTTTCCCTTAGCTTTTTAACGACTTACACCTATTACCCTTACCCTTACATCGCCGATACCGTAGGGGCGAAGGCCAATTTCTCTAGCAGCAGCTTCTGAAAGATCAATAACTCGACCATCAACAAAGGGTCCTCTATCGTTTATTCTTACAACTACTGATTTCCCCGTTCGTAAAAAAGTCACTTCAACTAATGTTCCAAAGGGTAAAGTTCTATGGGCAGCGGTTAATTTGTTTTTATCATAAATTTCTCCATTTGCTGTTCTTCTACCATGGAACTTATCTCCATACCAAGAGGCTACACCAACTACAGCATACTCCCTTGAAGAACGGGAAGCAAGTTCACGGGTATTTTGATGAATTATCCCATGTTGAGGATTAGAAATAACTTTCTCATTCACTTTTACCCTTGATACTTCTTGACCATCATTATACGTTACTTTATATGTTATTTCCTTTAATCCATCTTTCCCCTGCTTATAAACCTTATGACTTCCTAAAGGTAGTCGGGAATCATAATAATAGTAATTGTAAGCAGGAATAGCTACTTTCTCTGTTATGATTTCTGATTCTACCCGAATAATTTGAATTTCTTGACCGTTTTTCAATTTTTGGTTAAGGGGTAAATTAACTATATCTGTTTCTCCTAATTCAATTTGTTGTTCTTTTAAAAGTTCTTCAATGGTATCTGCCCAGGAAAGGATTTTATATTCCTCTCCATCCACCTTCAATAAAACTTTTGCCCCTTCTTTGATGGCAATAAAATTAGTCACTATATCTCCATCTTTTGCAGGAAAAACTTGATGTGTATTAGTTAATGTAATATTTGCTTCCTTTAAAATTTCCTCTACAGATGTTTTATCTGTTTTTACTTCAATAAATCCATCATCAGTGAATATTGTGACTTTACTTTTTGGATTAAATCCTGAAGCTGCTGTCACAGCCGCTGTTACCACTAGAGTCCCTGTGATTAACAGCGTCCTCATTTTTGACATTTTAATCACCTCATAAATAATTTATGCTATAATAAGTAATTTTATTATAGTATAATGTATTATTTTCCCCTATTCTTTTATAAATATGCATAGATACAGCATTATATGTATTTTATA
Protein-coding sequences here:
- a CDS encoding protein arginine kinase, giving the protein MALEGFINQNSSKWMEETNQPYSDVVLSSRIRLARNINSLPFPSVADAKSLKEVEKTISKGMSKLEDFQFLSMNGLTHEDKLTLVEKHLISPQLINENKNSGVWLNKDESVSIMVNEEDHIRTQVVLPGLNLEEGYKIADEIDDKLEASIDFAFSENIGYLTACPTNVGTGLRASVMVHLPALVLTKQINRILTAVSQLGLAVRGIYGEGSESLGNIMQISNQVTLGQSEAEIIDNLKRVTKQIIDHEYNSRKYLLEENQVSVKDKAYRAYGILSNAYSISSKEALELLSYLKLGVDLKLVDGIKPQFFKQLIVITRPGFLQKLYGHTLNTETRDIKRAEVIREILKK
- a CDS encoding UvrB/UvrC motif-containing protein produces the protein MLCQECKKRTATVHFTKIVNGEKMELKLCEVCAKERGELDFSYGDHFSFHKLLSGLLDFDEFGVLGGKTKEPITCKGCGLTEESFVNNGRMGCSQCYDVFGFKLNPLLKRIHGSTNHVGKVPIRVGGKIRLKKQIQSLRDKLNICIAKEDFEQAALLRDKIKELENGQKGGE
- a CDS encoding CtsR family transcriptional regulator → MSSLSNQIEKYIKSLLKMSSNNQVVIKRNELAFILSCVPSQINYVLQTRFTPERGFKVESQRGGGGYIRITKITPSAEETMRYLSDMLEKGISYNQCKDLVLRLQDEGIFTKREGKILIEITKAEVLGIPLPLRDRIRAEILKNALTSVIE
- a CDS encoding putative glycoside hydrolase, producing the protein MIFLLVGCTSDTSTPNLQEPGTDENVVDLEPFDDEKESSDDEKPLITGPFIERPEYVKGIYLTGNSAGLKDRFNGLVELVNSTELNSMVIDIKNDHGELSYRNTEVPLAIEIGANTNKISNIEALMETLAENNIYPIARVVVFKDNKLATQRPDLAVKNLDGSVWVESGSKVGWVDPHSREVWQYVADVAKEAAKLGFREIQLDYVRFPDRVGDRVKYDHLQSFDLITTGEEYTRSKVIAEFIKFMGKELEPYNVELSADIFGLIGTVQGDMGIGQHLETLLGSEALDLICPMVYPSHYHHNNYGLYPSNNARPYETVKYALIDYQTRIEAMNSKVMIRPWLQGFSQGTPPYGPHEVREQIRAAQELGIYEYLIWNPSNQYHHLADAFR
- a CDS encoding septal ring lytic transglycosylase RlpA family protein, producing the protein MSKMRTLLITGTLVVTAAVTAASGFNPKSKVTIFTDDGFIEVKTDKTSVEEILKEANITLTNTHQVFPAKDGDIVTNFIAIKEGAKVLLKVDGEEYKILSWADTIEELLKEQQIELGETDIVNLPLNQKLKNGQEIQIIRVESEIITEKVAIPAYNYYYYDSRLPLGSHKVYKQGKDGLKEITYKVTYNDGQEVSRVKVNEKVISNPQHGIIHQNTRELASRSSREYAVVGVASWYGDKFHGRRTANGEIYDKNKLTAAHRTLPFGTLVEVTFLRTGKSVVVRINDRGPFVDGRVIDLSEAAAREIGLRPYGIGDVRVRVIGVSR